In one window of Episyrphus balteatus chromosome 3, idEpiBalt1.1, whole genome shotgun sequence DNA:
- the LOC129916382 gene encoding sodium/potassium-transporting ATPase subunit alpha isoform X4, with product MNNEHGRADSYRVATVIPTEDDNITADGQYKSKRKMPPKKGGGPAKKENLDDLKQELDIDYHKISPEELYQRFQTHPENGLSHAKAKENLERDGPNALTPPKQTPEWVKFCKNLFGGFALLLWIGAVLCFVAYSIQASTSEEPSDDNLYLGIVLAAVVIVTGIFSYYQESKSSKIMESFKNMVPQFATVIREGEKLTLRAEDLVLGDVVEVKFGDRIPADIRVIEARNFKVDNSSLTGESEPQSRGPEFTHENPLETKNLAFFSTNAVEGTAKGVVISCGDHTVMGRIAGLASGLDTGETPIAKEIHHFIHLITGVAVFLGVTFFVIAFILGYHWLDAVIFLIGIIVANVPEGLLATVTVCLTLTAKRMASKNCLVKNLEAVETLGSTSTICSDKTGTLTQNRMTVAHMWFDNQIIEADTTEDQSGVQYDRTSPGFKALSRIATLCNRAEFKGGQDGVPILKKEVSGDASEAALLKCMELALGDVMNIRKRNKKIAEIPFNSTNKYQVSVHETEDPADPRYLLVMKGAPERILERCSSIFINGKEKVLDEEMKEAFNNAYLELGGLGERVLGFCDFMLPSDKYPTGFKFNCDDCNFQIDNLRFVGLMSMIDPPRAAVPDAVAKCRSAGIKVIMVTGDHPITAKAIAKSVGIISEGNETVEDIAQRLNIPVSEVNPREAKAAVVHGGELRDVSSDQLDEILRYHTEIVFARTSPQQKLIIVEGCQRMGAIVAVTGDGVNDSPALKKADIGVAMGIAGSDVSKQAADMILLDDNFASIVTGVEEGRLIFDNLKKSIAYTLTSNIPEISPFLAFILCDIPLPLGTVTILCIDLGTDMVPAISLAYEAAEADIMKRPPRDPFNDKLVNSRLISMAYGQIGMIQAAAGFFVYFVIMAENGFLPMKLFGIRKMWDSKAVNDLTDSYGQEWTYRDRKTLEFTCHTAFFISIVVVQWADLIICKTRRNSLVHQGMRNWALNFGLVFETLLAAFLSYCPGMDKGLRMYPLKFVWWLPAIPFMLSIFIYDETRRFYLRRNPGGWLEQETYY from the exons AGAGCTGACTCTTATAGAGTCGCTACAGTCATACCAACTGAAGATGATAATATTACAGCGGATGGTCAGTAcaag tcAAAACGCAAAATGCCACCTAAAAAGGGAGGAGGGCCTGCCAAGAAGGAAAACTTGGATGACTTAAAACAGGAGTTAGATATTGATTATCATAAAATCTCACCCGAGGAATTGTATCAACGATTTCAAACGCATCCCGAAAAT ggTCTCAGTCACGCTAAGGCCAAGGAAAATCTCGAACGAGATGGCCCTAATGCTTTAACACCGCCAAAACAAACTCCTGAATGGGTTAAGTTCTGTAAAAATCTGTTCGGTGGTTTCGCCTTGCTATTGTGGATTGGTGCCGTTCTTTGTTTTGTTGCTTATTCAATTCAAGCAAGTACGAGTGAAGAACCATCAGATGATAATTTGTATTTGGGTATTGTACTTGCTGCTGTAGTTATAGTTACTGGCATTTTCTCATACTATCAG GAATCAAAAAGTTCCAAAATTATGGAATCTTTCAAGAACATGGTGCCGCAATTCGCTACTGTGATCCGCGAAGGCGAAAAACTAACACTGCGTGCTGAAGATCTTGTATTGGGTGATGTTGTTGAAGTCAAATTTGGTGATCGTATCCCAGCTGATATCCGTGTCATTGAAGCACGTAACTTTAAGGTGGATAACTCTTCATTGACTGGTGAATCTGAACCCCAATCAAGAGGACCCGAATTTACACACGAAAATCCCTTGGAAACCAAGAACTTGGCCTTTTTCTCTACCAATGCTGTTGAAGGTACTGCCAAGGGTGTTGTCATCAGTTGTGGTGATCACACTGTCATGGGACGTATTGCTGGTTTAGCTTCTGGCTTAGACACCGGAGAGACCCCAATTGCCAAGGAAATTcatcatttcattcatttgatTACCGGTGTGGCTGTATTCTTGGGTGTGACTTTCTTCGTGATTGCCTTCATTTTGGGTTACCATTGGTTGGATGCTGTTATTTTCTTGATTGGTATTATTGTCGCCAATGTACCCGAAGGTCTGTTGGCCACTGTAACTGTGTGCTTGACTTTGACTGCCAAACGTATGGCTTCAAAGAATTGTTTGGTTAAGAATCTTGAAGCTGTCGAAACTTTGGGATCAACATCGACTATTTGCTCTGACAAGACCGGAACTTTAACCCAAAATCGTATGACTGTCGCTCACATGTGGTTTGATAACCAAATCATTGAAGCCGATACAACTGAAGATCAATCTGGTGTGCAATACGATAGGACTAGTCCTGGATTCAAGGCTCTATCTCGTATTGCGACTTTGTGCAATCGTGCTGAATTCAAGGGAGGTCAAGATGGTGTACCAATTTTGAAGAAGGAAGTCAGTGGTGATGCTTCGGAAGCTGCTTTGTTGAAATGTATGGAATTGGCTTTGGGTGATGTCATGAATATCCGCAAGAGAAACAAGAAGATTGCTGAAATTCCATTCAACTCGACCAACAAATATCAAGTGTCTGTCCATGAAACTGAAGATCCAGCTGATCCACGATACCTTTTGGTCATGAAGGGTGCTCCAGAACGTATTTTGGAACGTTGCTCAAGCATTTTCATTAATGGCAAGGAAAAGGTTTTGGATGAAGAAATGAAGGAAGCATTCAACAATGCCTATTTGGAATTGGGAGGTTTGGGTGAACGTGTGTTGGGATTCTGTGACTTTATGCTGCCATCTGACAAATACCCAACTGGATTCAAATTCAACTGTGATGACTGCAATTTCCAAATTGATAATCTCCGATTTGTTGGACTCATGTCTATGATTGATCCTCCACGTGCTGCTGTACCTGATGCAGTTGCCAAATGCCGTTCAGCTGGTATTAAAGTTATCATGGTTACTGGTGATCATCCAATTACAGCTAAAGCTATTGCCAAGAGTGTGGGAATTATTTCTGAAGGAAACGAAACTGTTGAAGATATTGCCCAACGATTGAATATTCCCGTTTCTGAAGTTAACCCACGTGAAGCTAAGGCCGCTGTTGTTCATGGTGGAGAATTGAGGGATGTATCTTCAGATCAATTGGATGAAATTCTAAGATACCACACTGAAATCGTATTTGCCCGTACCTCACCCCAACAGAAGCTGATCATTGTCGAAGGTTGCCAACGTATGGGTGCTATTGTAGCTGTGACTGGTGATGGTGTGAATGATTCACCTGCTTTGAAGAAGGCTGATATTGGTGTTGCTATGGGTATTGCTGGTTCTGATGTATCCAAACAG GCTGCTGACATGATCTTGCTTGATGATAACTTTGCCTCAATTGTAACTGGTGTCGAAGAAGGTCGTCttattttcgataatttgaaaaaatctattGCCTATACCTTGACATCGAACATTCCTGAAATTTCTCCCTTCTTGGCCTTTATTTTGTGTGATATCCCATTGCCATTGGGAACTGTCACTATTCTTTGCATCGATTTGGGAACTGACATG gTGCCCGCCATTTCCTTGGCCTATGAAGCCGCCGAAGCCGATATCATGAAACGACCACCCAGAGATCCATTCAACGATAAATTAGTAAATTCAAG attGATTTCCATGGCATATGGACAAATCGGTATGATTCAGGCAGCTGCTGGATTCTTTGTGTACTTTGTGATTATGGCTGAAAATGGTTTCTTGCCAATGAAACTGTTTGGCATCCGTAAGATGTGGGATTCAAAGGCTGTTAACGATCTAACTGATTCTTATGGTCAAGAATGG ACTTATCGCGATCGTAAAACACTTGAATTCACCTGCCATACCGCCTTCTTCATATCAATTGTGGTTGTACAATGGGCCGATTTGATTATTTGCAAGACCCGCCGAAACTCTCTCGTACATCAAGGCATGAGGAATTGGGCTCTTAACTTTGGTCTAGTATTCGAAACATTGTTAGCTGCATTCCTATCTTACTGTCCTGGAATGGACAAGGGTCTTCGTATGTACCCACTCAA
- the LOC129916382 gene encoding sodium/potassium-transporting ATPase subunit alpha isoform X1 has translation MALRSEYEHGRADSYRVATVIPTEDDNITADGQYKSKRKMPPKKGGGPAKKENLDDLKQELDIDYHKISPEELYQRFQTHPENGLSHAKAKENLERDGPNALTPPKQTPEWVKFCKNLFGGFALLLWIGAVLCFVAYSIQASTSEEPSDDNLYLGIVLAAVVIVTGIFSYYQESKSSKIMESFKNMVPQFATVIREGEKLTLRAEDLVLGDVVEVKFGDRIPADIRVIEARNFKVDNSSLTGESEPQSRGPEFTHENPLETKNLAFFSTNAVEGTAKGVVISCGDHTVMGRIAGLASGLDTGETPIAKEIHHFIHLITGVAVFLGVTFFVIAFILGYHWLDAVIFLIGIIVANVPEGLLATVTVCLTLTAKRMASKNCLVKNLEAVETLGSTSTICSDKTGTLTQNRMTVAHMWFDNQIIEADTTEDQSGVQYDRTSPGFKALSRIATLCNRAEFKGGQDGVPILKKEVSGDASEAALLKCMELALGDVMNIRKRNKKIAEIPFNSTNKYQVSVHETEDPADPRYLLVMKGAPERILERCSSIFINGKEKVLDEEMKEAFNNAYLELGGLGERVLGFCDFMLPSDKYPTGFKFNCDDCNFQIDNLRFVGLMSMIDPPRAAVPDAVAKCRSAGIKVIMVTGDHPITAKAIAKSVGIISEGNETVEDIAQRLNIPVSEVNPREAKAAVVHGGELRDVSSDQLDEILRYHTEIVFARTSPQQKLIIVEGCQRMGAIVAVTGDGVNDSPALKKADIGVAMGIAGSDVSKQAADMILLDDNFASIVTGVEEGRLIFDNLKKSIAYTLTSNIPEISPFLAFILCDIPLPLGTVTILCIDLGTDMVPAISLAYEAAEADIMKRPPRDPFNDKLVNSRLISMAYGQIGMIQAAAGFFVYFVIMAENGFLPMKLFGIRKMWDSKAVNDLTDSYGQEWTYRDRKTLEFTCHTAFFISIVVVQWADLIICKTRRNSLVHQGMRNWALNFGLVFETLLAAFLSYCPGMDKGLRMYPLKFVWWLPAIPFMLSIFIYDETRRFYLRRNPGGWLEQETYY, from the exons AGAGCTGACTCTTATAGAGTCGCTACAGTCATACCAACTGAAGATGATAATATTACAGCGGATGGTCAGTAcaag tcAAAACGCAAAATGCCACCTAAAAAGGGAGGAGGGCCTGCCAAGAAGGAAAACTTGGATGACTTAAAACAGGAGTTAGATATTGATTATCATAAAATCTCACCCGAGGAATTGTATCAACGATTTCAAACGCATCCCGAAAAT ggTCTCAGTCACGCTAAGGCCAAGGAAAATCTCGAACGAGATGGCCCTAATGCTTTAACACCGCCAAAACAAACTCCTGAATGGGTTAAGTTCTGTAAAAATCTGTTCGGTGGTTTCGCCTTGCTATTGTGGATTGGTGCCGTTCTTTGTTTTGTTGCTTATTCAATTCAAGCAAGTACGAGTGAAGAACCATCAGATGATAATTTGTATTTGGGTATTGTACTTGCTGCTGTAGTTATAGTTACTGGCATTTTCTCATACTATCAG GAATCAAAAAGTTCCAAAATTATGGAATCTTTCAAGAACATGGTGCCGCAATTCGCTACTGTGATCCGCGAAGGCGAAAAACTAACACTGCGTGCTGAAGATCTTGTATTGGGTGATGTTGTTGAAGTCAAATTTGGTGATCGTATCCCAGCTGATATCCGTGTCATTGAAGCACGTAACTTTAAGGTGGATAACTCTTCATTGACTGGTGAATCTGAACCCCAATCAAGAGGACCCGAATTTACACACGAAAATCCCTTGGAAACCAAGAACTTGGCCTTTTTCTCTACCAATGCTGTTGAAGGTACTGCCAAGGGTGTTGTCATCAGTTGTGGTGATCACACTGTCATGGGACGTATTGCTGGTTTAGCTTCTGGCTTAGACACCGGAGAGACCCCAATTGCCAAGGAAATTcatcatttcattcatttgatTACCGGTGTGGCTGTATTCTTGGGTGTGACTTTCTTCGTGATTGCCTTCATTTTGGGTTACCATTGGTTGGATGCTGTTATTTTCTTGATTGGTATTATTGTCGCCAATGTACCCGAAGGTCTGTTGGCCACTGTAACTGTGTGCTTGACTTTGACTGCCAAACGTATGGCTTCAAAGAATTGTTTGGTTAAGAATCTTGAAGCTGTCGAAACTTTGGGATCAACATCGACTATTTGCTCTGACAAGACCGGAACTTTAACCCAAAATCGTATGACTGTCGCTCACATGTGGTTTGATAACCAAATCATTGAAGCCGATACAACTGAAGATCAATCTGGTGTGCAATACGATAGGACTAGTCCTGGATTCAAGGCTCTATCTCGTATTGCGACTTTGTGCAATCGTGCTGAATTCAAGGGAGGTCAAGATGGTGTACCAATTTTGAAGAAGGAAGTCAGTGGTGATGCTTCGGAAGCTGCTTTGTTGAAATGTATGGAATTGGCTTTGGGTGATGTCATGAATATCCGCAAGAGAAACAAGAAGATTGCTGAAATTCCATTCAACTCGACCAACAAATATCAAGTGTCTGTCCATGAAACTGAAGATCCAGCTGATCCACGATACCTTTTGGTCATGAAGGGTGCTCCAGAACGTATTTTGGAACGTTGCTCAAGCATTTTCATTAATGGCAAGGAAAAGGTTTTGGATGAAGAAATGAAGGAAGCATTCAACAATGCCTATTTGGAATTGGGAGGTTTGGGTGAACGTGTGTTGGGATTCTGTGACTTTATGCTGCCATCTGACAAATACCCAACTGGATTCAAATTCAACTGTGATGACTGCAATTTCCAAATTGATAATCTCCGATTTGTTGGACTCATGTCTATGATTGATCCTCCACGTGCTGCTGTACCTGATGCAGTTGCCAAATGCCGTTCAGCTGGTATTAAAGTTATCATGGTTACTGGTGATCATCCAATTACAGCTAAAGCTATTGCCAAGAGTGTGGGAATTATTTCTGAAGGAAACGAAACTGTTGAAGATATTGCCCAACGATTGAATATTCCCGTTTCTGAAGTTAACCCACGTGAAGCTAAGGCCGCTGTTGTTCATGGTGGAGAATTGAGGGATGTATCTTCAGATCAATTGGATGAAATTCTAAGATACCACACTGAAATCGTATTTGCCCGTACCTCACCCCAACAGAAGCTGATCATTGTCGAAGGTTGCCAACGTATGGGTGCTATTGTAGCTGTGACTGGTGATGGTGTGAATGATTCACCTGCTTTGAAGAAGGCTGATATTGGTGTTGCTATGGGTATTGCTGGTTCTGATGTATCCAAACAG GCTGCTGACATGATCTTGCTTGATGATAACTTTGCCTCAATTGTAACTGGTGTCGAAGAAGGTCGTCttattttcgataatttgaaaaaatctattGCCTATACCTTGACATCGAACATTCCTGAAATTTCTCCCTTCTTGGCCTTTATTTTGTGTGATATCCCATTGCCATTGGGAACTGTCACTATTCTTTGCATCGATTTGGGAACTGACATG gTGCCCGCCATTTCCTTGGCCTATGAAGCCGCCGAAGCCGATATCATGAAACGACCACCCAGAGATCCATTCAACGATAAATTAGTAAATTCAAG attGATTTCCATGGCATATGGACAAATCGGTATGATTCAGGCAGCTGCTGGATTCTTTGTGTACTTTGTGATTATGGCTGAAAATGGTTTCTTGCCAATGAAACTGTTTGGCATCCGTAAGATGTGGGATTCAAAGGCTGTTAACGATCTAACTGATTCTTATGGTCAAGAATGG ACTTATCGCGATCGTAAAACACTTGAATTCACCTGCCATACCGCCTTCTTCATATCAATTGTGGTTGTACAATGGGCCGATTTGATTATTTGCAAGACCCGCCGAAACTCTCTCGTACATCAAGGCATGAGGAATTGGGCTCTTAACTTTGGTCTAGTATTCGAAACATTGTTAGCTGCATTCCTATCTTACTGTCCTGGAATGGACAAGGGTCTTCGTATGTACCCACTCAA
- the LOC129916382 gene encoding sodium/potassium-transporting ATPase subunit alpha isoform X3: MALRSEYEHGRADSYRVATVIPTEDDNITADGQYKSKRKMPPKKGGGPAKKENLDDLKQELDIDYHKISPEELYQRFQTHPENGLSHAKAKENLERDGPNALTPPKQTPEWVKFCKNLFGGFALLLWIGAVLCFVAYSIQASTSEEPSDDNLYLGIVLAAVVIVTGIFSYYQESKSSKIMESFKNMVPQFATVIREGEKLTLRAEDLVLGDVVEVKFGDRIPADIRVIEARNFKVDNSSLTGESEPQSRGPEFTHENPLETKNLAFFSTNAVEGTAKGVVISCGDHTVMGRIAGLASGLDTGETPIAKEIHHFIHLITGVAVFLGVTFFVIAFILGYHWLDAVIFLIGIIVANVPEGLLATVTVCLTLTAKRMASKNCLVKNLEAVETLGSTSTICSDKTGTLTQNRMTVAHMWFDNQIIEADTTEDQSGVQYDRTSPGFKALSRIATLCNRAEFKGGQDGVPILKKEVSGDASEAALLKCMELALGDVMNIRKRNKKIAEIPFNSTNKYQVSVHETEDPADPRYLLVMKGAPERILERCSSIFINGKEKVLDEEMKEAFNNAYLELGGLGERVLGFCDFMLPSDKYPTGFKFNCDDCNFQIDNLRFVGLMSMIDPPRAAVPDAVAKCRSAGIKVIMVTGDHPITAKAIAKSVGIISEGNETVEDIAQRLNIPVSEVNPREAKAAVVHGGELRDVSSDQLDEILRYHTEIVFARTSPQQKLIIVEGCQRMGAIVAVTGDGVNDSPALKKADIGVAMGIAGSDVSKQAADMILLDDNFASIVTGVEEGRLIFDNLKKSIAYTLTSNIPEISPFLAFILCDIPLPLGTVTILCIDLGTDMVPAISLAYEEAESDIMKRQPRNPFCDKLVNERLISMAYGQIGMIQAAAGFFVYFVIMAENGFLPMKLFGIRKMWDSKAVNDLTDSYGQEWTYRDRKTLEFTCHTAFFISIVVVQWADLIICKTRRNSLVHQGMRNWALNFGLVFETLLAAFLSYCPGMDKGLRMYPLKFVWWLPAIPFMLSIFIYDETRRFYLRRNPGGWLEQETYY; the protein is encoded by the exons AGAGCTGACTCTTATAGAGTCGCTACAGTCATACCAACTGAAGATGATAATATTACAGCGGATGGTCAGTAcaag tcAAAACGCAAAATGCCACCTAAAAAGGGAGGAGGGCCTGCCAAGAAGGAAAACTTGGATGACTTAAAACAGGAGTTAGATATTGATTATCATAAAATCTCACCCGAGGAATTGTATCAACGATTTCAAACGCATCCCGAAAAT ggTCTCAGTCACGCTAAGGCCAAGGAAAATCTCGAACGAGATGGCCCTAATGCTTTAACACCGCCAAAACAAACTCCTGAATGGGTTAAGTTCTGTAAAAATCTGTTCGGTGGTTTCGCCTTGCTATTGTGGATTGGTGCCGTTCTTTGTTTTGTTGCTTATTCAATTCAAGCAAGTACGAGTGAAGAACCATCAGATGATAATTTGTATTTGGGTATTGTACTTGCTGCTGTAGTTATAGTTACTGGCATTTTCTCATACTATCAG GAATCAAAAAGTTCCAAAATTATGGAATCTTTCAAGAACATGGTGCCGCAATTCGCTACTGTGATCCGCGAAGGCGAAAAACTAACACTGCGTGCTGAAGATCTTGTATTGGGTGATGTTGTTGAAGTCAAATTTGGTGATCGTATCCCAGCTGATATCCGTGTCATTGAAGCACGTAACTTTAAGGTGGATAACTCTTCATTGACTGGTGAATCTGAACCCCAATCAAGAGGACCCGAATTTACACACGAAAATCCCTTGGAAACCAAGAACTTGGCCTTTTTCTCTACCAATGCTGTTGAAGGTACTGCCAAGGGTGTTGTCATCAGTTGTGGTGATCACACTGTCATGGGACGTATTGCTGGTTTAGCTTCTGGCTTAGACACCGGAGAGACCCCAATTGCCAAGGAAATTcatcatttcattcatttgatTACCGGTGTGGCTGTATTCTTGGGTGTGACTTTCTTCGTGATTGCCTTCATTTTGGGTTACCATTGGTTGGATGCTGTTATTTTCTTGATTGGTATTATTGTCGCCAATGTACCCGAAGGTCTGTTGGCCACTGTAACTGTGTGCTTGACTTTGACTGCCAAACGTATGGCTTCAAAGAATTGTTTGGTTAAGAATCTTGAAGCTGTCGAAACTTTGGGATCAACATCGACTATTTGCTCTGACAAGACCGGAACTTTAACCCAAAATCGTATGACTGTCGCTCACATGTGGTTTGATAACCAAATCATTGAAGCCGATACAACTGAAGATCAATCTGGTGTGCAATACGATAGGACTAGTCCTGGATTCAAGGCTCTATCTCGTATTGCGACTTTGTGCAATCGTGCTGAATTCAAGGGAGGTCAAGATGGTGTACCAATTTTGAAGAAGGAAGTCAGTGGTGATGCTTCGGAAGCTGCTTTGTTGAAATGTATGGAATTGGCTTTGGGTGATGTCATGAATATCCGCAAGAGAAACAAGAAGATTGCTGAAATTCCATTCAACTCGACCAACAAATATCAAGTGTCTGTCCATGAAACTGAAGATCCAGCTGATCCACGATACCTTTTGGTCATGAAGGGTGCTCCAGAACGTATTTTGGAACGTTGCTCAAGCATTTTCATTAATGGCAAGGAAAAGGTTTTGGATGAAGAAATGAAGGAAGCATTCAACAATGCCTATTTGGAATTGGGAGGTTTGGGTGAACGTGTGTTGGGATTCTGTGACTTTATGCTGCCATCTGACAAATACCCAACTGGATTCAAATTCAACTGTGATGACTGCAATTTCCAAATTGATAATCTCCGATTTGTTGGACTCATGTCTATGATTGATCCTCCACGTGCTGCTGTACCTGATGCAGTTGCCAAATGCCGTTCAGCTGGTATTAAAGTTATCATGGTTACTGGTGATCATCCAATTACAGCTAAAGCTATTGCCAAGAGTGTGGGAATTATTTCTGAAGGAAACGAAACTGTTGAAGATATTGCCCAACGATTGAATATTCCCGTTTCTGAAGTTAACCCACGTGAAGCTAAGGCCGCTGTTGTTCATGGTGGAGAATTGAGGGATGTATCTTCAGATCAATTGGATGAAATTCTAAGATACCACACTGAAATCGTATTTGCCCGTACCTCACCCCAACAGAAGCTGATCATTGTCGAAGGTTGCCAACGTATGGGTGCTATTGTAGCTGTGACTGGTGATGGTGTGAATGATTCACCTGCTTTGAAGAAGGCTGATATTGGTGTTGCTATGGGTATTGCTGGTTCTGATGTATCCAAACAG GCTGCTGACATGATCTTGCTTGATGATAACTTTGCCTCAATTGTAACTGGTGTCGAAGAAGGTCGTCttattttcgataatttgaaaaaatctattGCCTATACCTTGACATCGAACATTCCTGAAATTTCTCCCTTCTTGGCCTTTATTTTGTGTGATATCCCATTGCCATTGGGAACTGTCACTATTCTTTGCATCGATTTGGGAACTGACATG gtaccaGCTATTTCATTAGCTTATGAGGAAGCTGAATCCGATATTATGAAACGTCAGCCAAGGAATCCTTTTTGCGACAAACTGGTCAATGAAAG attGATTTCCATGGCATATGGACAAATCGGTATGATTCAGGCAGCTGCTGGATTCTTTGTGTACTTTGTGATTATGGCTGAAAATGGTTTCTTGCCAATGAAACTGTTTGGCATCCGTAAGATGTGGGATTCAAAGGCTGTTAACGATCTAACTGATTCTTATGGTCAAGAATGG ACTTATCGCGATCGTAAAACACTTGAATTCACCTGCCATACCGCCTTCTTCATATCAATTGTGGTTGTACAATGGGCCGATTTGATTATTTGCAAGACCCGCCGAAACTCTCTCGTACATCAAGGCATGAGGAATTGGGCTCTTAACTTTGGTCTAGTATTCGAAACATTGTTAGCTGCATTCCTATCTTACTGTCCTGGAATGGACAAGGGTCTTCGTATGTACCCACTCAA